Proteins from a genomic interval of Lolium perenne isolate Kyuss_39 chromosome 1, Kyuss_2.0, whole genome shotgun sequence:
- the LOC127333833 gene encoding uncharacterized protein, with translation MDGGSSIKILYYETFQRLGLPDSHLENTKVTFHDIVPGRKAFPIGKVTQPVTFGTPVNYHTERITFEVVNFRSPYNCVLGRQEFARFMAAPHYAYNMMKMPGPHGVITVHGDPDMALECEDNSAKLADAIIAE, from the coding sequence ATGGATGGAGGGAGCTCCATTAAAATCCTGTACTACGAGACCTTCCAGCGGCTCGGCCTGCCAGACTCGCACCTCGAGAACACCAAAGTCACGTTCCATGACATCGTCCcggggcggaaggccttcccgatcggcaaggtcACGCAGCCGGTAACCTTCGGCACACCTGTGAACTACCAcaccgagcggataacgttcgaggtggtcAACTTCCGCAGCCCATACAACTGCGTCCTCGGTCGCCAGGAGTTCGCCAGGTTTATGGCTGCGCCTCATTACGCCTACAATATGATGAAGATGCCCGGGCCCCAtggcgtcatcaccgtccacggcgaCCCGGATATGGCACTAGAGTGCGAGGACAatagcgccaagctcgccgacgccatcATCGCCGAGTAA